Proteins from a genomic interval of Providencia stuartii:
- a CDS encoding LysE family translocator: MSLGLVFSLFTFLFIAAITPGPNNMLLTSSTANYGFRRSVPLLLGIMLGMQSILYLSAFGVAALLLLYPALHIGMKIVGSIYLLWLAWKTATASYSPLKTESTVAKNIKWYQGGLLQFLNPKAWMMGLGAVGSYSLPGELFTQSIIIMSIAVVMVNLVAGVIWMAGGVFIGHFLRSRRAWFIFNIVMGLLTAACVLLIWLE, translated from the coding sequence TTTTTACGTTTCTATTTATTGCAGCAATAACACCCGGTCCTAACAACATGTTGTTAACATCAAGCACTGCCAATTATGGTTTCCGTCGCAGTGTTCCCTTATTATTGGGGATCATGTTGGGTATGCAGTCTATACTTTACCTTTCCGCGTTTGGTGTTGCAGCGCTTTTATTGCTTTATCCCGCATTACATATCGGCATGAAAATCGTTGGTAGTATATATTTATTGTGGTTGGCATGGAAAACCGCAACCGCCAGCTATTCACCATTGAAAACAGAGAGTACCGTTGCCAAAAACATCAAATGGTATCAAGGTGGGTTGTTACAATTTTTAAATCCAAAAGCTTGGATGATGGGGCTCGGTGCTGTCGGTAGTTATAGTCTCCCCGGAGAACTGTTTACTCAATCGATTATTATAATGAGTATTGCCGTGGTCATGGTTAATTTAGTGGCAGGGGTAATTTGGATGGCTGGCGGAGTCTTCATTGGCCATTTTTTAAGAAGCCGTCGTGCGTGGTTTATTTTTAATATAGTGATGGGACTATTAACGGCAGCTTGCGTCCTCTTGATTTGGCTTGAATAA
- the murP gene encoding PTS N-acetylmuramic acid transporter subunit IIBC, with the protein MAKITKEMMQEILQKVGGSANIKQAGNCMTRLRLTLNNDQLVDKTAIKQIAGVLGVIESDEQLQIVLGPGKAQTAADLMNQILESGEQVVDEKTDPSLATNLSALASSNKQQMKQKQTSAVHRFLSKFATIFTPLIPGFIAAGLLLGFATLATQTFYPEGLPKTPEQQTFGVHLILYMSVFSKGLFSFLSILIGYNAQKAFGGSGVNGAIIAALFVLGYDPNATTGVFSGMTNFFGWDIDPRGSIIGVLIACIFGAWVEKQVRKIIPANLDMILTSTITLLIVGAAAYVVIMPLGSWLFSGMSWLFMHLNGNPFGTAVLAGLFLIAVMFGVHQGFVPVYFALVDAQGFNSLFPILAMAGAGQVGAALALYAKAKKDSVLRNQIRGAIIPGFLGIGEPLIYGVTLPRVKPFVTACLGGAAGGFFIGLIAWMGLPVGLNTVFGPSGLVAIPLMTSAQGVFAGMSVYVGGIAVAYVCGFIFTYFFGSKNIDLD; encoded by the coding sequence ATGGCTAAAATCACAAAAGAAATGATGCAGGAGATCCTGCAAAAGGTCGGCGGCAGTGCAAATATTAAGCAAGCGGGAAACTGTATGACTCGCTTGCGTTTAACACTCAACAATGACCAACTTGTCGATAAAACAGCAATTAAACAAATCGCTGGCGTCCTTGGCGTCATCGAAAGTGATGAGCAATTACAAATTGTTCTAGGGCCAGGTAAAGCACAAACTGCTGCTGACCTAATGAATCAAATACTCGAAAGTGGTGAGCAGGTTGTTGACGAAAAAACAGATCCTTCATTAGCAACGAACCTAAGTGCACTTGCCTCATCGAATAAGCAACAGATGAAGCAGAAACAAACAAGTGCAGTGCATCGTTTTTTATCTAAGTTTGCCACCATTTTTACTCCCCTTATTCCTGGGTTTATTGCTGCCGGTCTACTACTCGGTTTCGCAACATTAGCGACTCAAACCTTCTATCCGGAAGGGTTACCTAAAACCCCAGAACAACAGACATTTGGCGTGCACTTAATTCTTTATATGTCGGTGTTCAGCAAAGGGTTATTTAGTTTTTTAAGTATTTTAATTGGCTATAATGCCCAAAAAGCCTTCGGTGGTAGTGGAGTCAATGGCGCGATTATTGCCGCACTCTTTGTATTGGGTTATGACCCCAATGCAACCACTGGGGTGTTTTCAGGAATGACCAACTTTTTTGGTTGGGATATAGACCCTAGAGGCAGCATTATCGGTGTGTTAATCGCCTGTATTTTTGGTGCATGGGTTGAAAAACAGGTACGTAAAATTATTCCTGCTAACCTTGATATGATTTTAACTTCCACCATTACCTTACTGATTGTTGGTGCGGCGGCTTATGTGGTCATCATGCCATTAGGTAGCTGGTTATTCAGTGGTATGTCATGGCTATTTATGCACCTCAATGGTAATCCATTTGGAACCGCCGTATTAGCAGGTTTATTCTTGATCGCCGTGATGTTTGGGGTACACCAAGGATTTGTTCCCGTCTATTTTGCCTTAGTGGATGCCCAAGGCTTCAACTCATTATTCCCAATTTTGGCCATGGCGGGTGCTGGGCAAGTGGGTGCCGCTCTCGCACTCTATGCAAAAGCGAAAAAAGATTCGGTTTTACGTAATCAAATTCGCGGTGCCATCATTCCGGGCTTCCTTGGTATTGGAGAACCCCTGATCTATGGCGTCACCTTACCACGCGTGAAGCCTTTCGTGACGGCCTGTTTAGGGGGGGCTGCGGGTGGTTTCTTTATTGGTTTAATTGCTTGGATGGGCTTACCTGTCGGACTGAACACGGTGTTTGGCCCATCAGGTTTAGTTGCCATTCCGCTCATGACCTCTGCCCAAGGTGTGTTTGCAGGTATGTCGGTTTATGTCGGTGGCATTGCCGTCGCTTATGTGTGCGGATTTATTTTCACTTACTTCTTTGGTAGCAAAAATATCGATTTGGATTAA
- the adiA gene encoding arginine decarboxylase, whose translation MRALIVYTELTDDDSVISHAVARLASELNDEHVETVIIRDFEDGLAYIRSNTSIDCLLYGRDMSDRDEQVQAHRLITQLHRRQEDVPVFLLSDREEALVAFDRNMMEQVDEFAWILEDSADFIAGRVLAAIQRYRSQLLPPLMKSLIKYSDVHEYSWAAPGHQGGVGFTKTPAGRIYHDFFGENLFRTDIGIERVAVGSLLDHTGAFGECEKNAARVFGADQSYSVVVGTSGSNRTIMQACMTDEDVVVIDRNCHKSIEQGLILTGAKPVYMIPSRNRYGIIGPIYPKEMTPDAIKFKIAHNPLTKAKVKQKPAYSVVTNCTYDGVCYNARKVQDLLDGSLDRIHFDEAWYGYARFNPIYRDHFAMRDEERTENQPTIFATHSTHKLLNALSQASFIHVRNGRNAIDFNRFNQAYLMHSTTSPLYAICASNDIAADMMDGNSGRSLTDEVIRESIDFRQSLAYLYKEFINDGEWFFKPWNQEMVKDPATGKRYAFEDAPVELLMKEQSCWVMHPEDKWHGFNDIPDNWAMLDPIKVSILSPGMGDDGNLLDTGVPAALVTAWLNHYGIVPTRTTDFQIMFLFSMGITKGKWGTLVNTLLSFKRHYDSNTALKKVLPEVVQSAPEIYGEMGLRDLGDNMFAYLQKNNPGGLLNQAYSHLPQVMMSPRDAYQEIVANRVEAVPVDQLVGRVAANSIIPYPPGIPMLLSGENFGDENSPHIRYLQGLQAWDSAFPGFEHETEGTEVIDGRYHVMCVTAREQ comes from the coding sequence ATGAGGGCATTAATTGTTTATACGGAGCTAACGGATGACGACTCCGTCATTAGCCATGCAGTAGCAAGACTTGCCAGTGAACTCAATGATGAACATGTCGAAACAGTCATCATTCGCGACTTTGAAGACGGCCTCGCTTATATCCGCTCAAATACCAGTATTGATTGCTTATTGTACGGTCGAGATATGTCTGACCGTGATGAACAGGTTCAAGCGCATCGCTTAATTACCCAATTACATCGTAGGCAAGAAGATGTTCCCGTCTTCTTGCTCAGTGATCGTGAAGAAGCGCTGGTTGCTTTTGATCGTAATATGATGGAGCAAGTTGATGAATTTGCTTGGATTTTAGAAGATTCAGCCGACTTCATTGCAGGCCGAGTACTGGCGGCTATTCAACGCTATCGCTCTCAATTGCTCCCACCGTTAATGAAAAGCCTAATCAAGTACAGCGATGTGCATGAATACTCATGGGCAGCGCCGGGTCACCAAGGCGGTGTAGGGTTTACCAAAACGCCAGCAGGGCGTATTTATCATGATTTTTTTGGGGAAAATCTTTTCCGTACAGATATCGGAATAGAGCGCGTGGCTGTCGGATCGTTACTTGACCATACAGGGGCATTCGGCGAGTGTGAAAAGAATGCAGCTCGCGTGTTTGGTGCTGACCAGTCTTATTCTGTGGTTGTGGGCACCTCCGGCTCTAACCGAACAATTATGCAAGCCTGTATGACGGATGAAGATGTCGTGGTGATTGACCGTAATTGTCATAAATCTATTGAGCAAGGATTAATATTAACGGGGGCGAAACCCGTCTATATGATCCCGAGTCGCAATCGTTATGGCATTATTGGGCCAATTTATCCCAAAGAAATGACGCCAGATGCGATTAAATTTAAAATCGCGCATAACCCGCTTACGAAGGCGAAAGTTAAACAGAAACCGGCTTATAGTGTTGTGACCAATTGTACATATGATGGCGTTTGTTATAACGCACGTAAGGTACAAGACTTGCTGGACGGCTCTTTAGACCGTATTCATTTTGACGAAGCTTGGTATGGCTATGCGCGTTTTAACCCTATTTATCGTGACCATTTTGCAATGCGTGATGAAGAAAGAACAGAAAACCAGCCCACTATTTTTGCCACGCATTCTACGCATAAGTTACTGAATGCCTTATCACAAGCCTCTTTTATTCACGTACGTAATGGTCGTAACGCGATTGATTTTAATCGTTTCAATCAAGCCTATTTAATGCACTCAACCACCTCACCGCTATACGCGATTTGTGCATCCAATGATATCGCCGCGGATATGATGGATGGTAATAGCGGGCGGTCACTGACCGATGAGGTGATCCGTGAATCTATCGATTTTAGGCAGTCTTTGGCTTATTTGTATAAAGAATTTATCAATGATGGGGAATGGTTCTTTAAGCCTTGGAATCAGGAAATGGTGAAAGACCCTGCCACGGGTAAACGATATGCCTTTGAAGATGCCCCTGTTGAACTACTCATGAAAGAGCAAAGCTGTTGGGTCATGCATCCAGAGGATAAATGGCACGGCTTTAATGATATTCCTGATAATTGGGCCATGTTAGACCCTATTAAAGTGAGTATTCTCTCTCCTGGGATGGGGGATGATGGTAACTTATTGGATACAGGGGTGCCTGCTGCACTGGTGACCGCGTGGCTCAATCATTATGGCATTGTGCCGACACGCACTACTGACTTTCAAATCATGTTTCTCTTTTCGATGGGGATCACCAAAGGGAAGTGGGGAACATTAGTGAATACCCTGCTTTCCTTTAAGCGTCACTATGATAGTAATACCGCGTTGAAAAAGGTGCTCCCTGAGGTTGTGCAGTCTGCCCCTGAAATTTATGGTGAAATGGGGTTACGTGACCTAGGGGATAATATGTTTGCTTATTTACAGAAAAATAACCCAGGCGGATTACTCAATCAGGCGTATTCGCATTTACCTCAGGTGATGATGAGCCCGCGAGATGCTTATCAAGAAATTGTGGCGAATCGTGTTGAAGCGGTTCCGGTTGATCAATTAGTCGGTAGAGTGGCCGCTAACTCGATTATTCCTTATCCACCCGGTATCCCAATGCTTTTATCGGGGGAAAACTTTGGTGATGAAAATAGCCCCCATATTCGTTATTTACAAGGTTTACAGGCATGGGATAGTGCGTTCCCAGGTTTTGAGCATGAAACTGAAGGCACGGAAGTGATTGATGGCCGATATCATGTGATGTGTGTGACAGCACGAGAGCAATAA
- the kefB gene encoding glutathione-regulated potassium-efflux system protein KefB — MGQLDIFEAVIVFLCAGVVMVPIAQKIRLGAVLGYLLAGIMIGPFVFGFIHNVDDILHFSEMGVVFLMFLIGLELKPSKLWELRRSIFGVGTAQVVVTAAIMAGLLFLAKFSWQAAVVGGLGMAMSSTAMALQLMNEKGMSNKESGQLGFSVLLFQDMAVIPIMALIPLLAGDTASSDWYRIGLKVAAFAGLWVVGRYLLRPMFRLAAKSGVHEIFTAAALLVVLGSALIMESLGFSMALGTFMAGVMLAETEFRHELEINIEPFKGLLLGLFFISVGMSLNLQILWSYLPQVLFGVLVLVSVKALVLYTLSWIARLRNGARAQFSGVLSQGGEFAFVIFATASGASVIDERQMDLLLVVVTLSMMTTPLVMQLIDAYLNYRYNRQPVSHEKPFVEDNDPHVILVGFGRMGQVVGRLLMANKVKITVLEQDVTAISTMRRYGYTVYYGDARELQLLRSAGAEKAKAIVITSDVPEEVMEIVQLCQENFPNLHIIARAKGRVEAHELLQRGVTDFSRETFSSALELGSKALISTGMHPHKAYRAKQHFRRLDMRVLREIIPENEGDSGQISRVKEARRELNELFEKEMLREHRQPHSWNHDK, encoded by the coding sequence ATGGGACAACTCGATATCTTTGAAGCTGTCATCGTGTTCCTGTGTGCTGGGGTCGTCATGGTGCCCATCGCCCAAAAAATTCGTTTAGGTGCGGTGCTGGGGTATCTATTAGCGGGTATCATGATTGGACCGTTTGTCTTTGGTTTCATTCATAACGTTGACGATATTCTCCATTTTTCGGAAATGGGCGTTGTATTTTTGATGTTTTTAATTGGCTTAGAACTGAAGCCATCGAAACTCTGGGAGTTACGTCGTTCCATTTTTGGCGTTGGGACAGCACAAGTTGTCGTCACGGCCGCAATCATGGCGGGATTACTTTTTTTAGCAAAATTCTCTTGGCAAGCTGCGGTTGTTGGCGGGCTAGGTATGGCAATGTCATCAACCGCAATGGCTTTGCAGCTCATGAATGAAAAGGGCATGTCCAATAAAGAGAGCGGGCAGTTAGGGTTCTCGGTATTGTTATTCCAAGATATGGCCGTGATCCCAATAATGGCATTAATCCCATTATTGGCTGGTGATACCGCGAGCAGTGATTGGTATCGTATTGGCTTGAAGGTTGCTGCATTTGCAGGCCTTTGGGTGGTGGGACGTTACTTATTACGCCCGATGTTCCGTCTGGCGGCAAAATCAGGTGTCCATGAGATTTTTACCGCGGCAGCACTGTTGGTTGTGCTTGGTTCTGCGCTTATTATGGAAAGCCTCGGCTTCTCCATGGCACTCGGAACTTTTATGGCAGGAGTGATGCTCGCTGAAACAGAATTTCGCCATGAGTTAGAAATTAATATTGAGCCATTTAAAGGTTTATTGCTGGGACTCTTTTTTATCTCAGTGGGCATGTCGCTAAATTTACAAATACTCTGGTCATATCTTCCACAAGTTTTATTCGGTGTTCTGGTCTTAGTCTCGGTGAAGGCTCTAGTGCTGTACACCCTCAGTTGGATAGCGCGATTACGCAATGGCGCTAGAGCGCAATTTTCTGGCGTATTAAGCCAAGGTGGTGAGTTTGCGTTTGTTATTTTTGCGACGGCATCGGGTGCCAGTGTGATTGATGAAAGGCAGATGGATTTACTGCTAGTGGTCGTCACGTTATCGATGATGACGACACCACTTGTGATGCAATTGATCGATGCCTATTTGAATTATCGTTATAATCGCCAGCCTGTTTCCCATGAAAAACCATTCGTTGAAGACAATGATCCCCATGTGATTTTAGTTGGCTTTGGGCGCATGGGCCAAGTTGTTGGTCGCTTACTAATGGCTAATAAAGTGAAAATTACGGTTCTTGAGCAGGATGTCACGGCAATTAGCACCATGCGTCGTTATGGTTATACCGTTTATTATGGTGATGCGCGTGAGCTACAACTATTGCGTTCAGCGGGAGCCGAGAAAGCGAAAGCGATTGTCATTACGAGTGACGTTCCTGAAGAGGTGATGGAAATCGTGCAATTATGTCAAGAAAACTTTCCAAACCTACATATTATTGCTCGAGCAAAAGGGCGCGTTGAGGCGCATGAATTATTGCAGCGTGGCGTCACCGATTTTAGTCGTGAAACCTTTTCCAGCGCATTAGAGTTGGGGAGTAAAGCACTCATTAGTACAGGCATGCACCCGCATAAAGCCTATCGCGCCAAACAGCATTTTCGACGATTGGATATGCGAGTATTACGGGAGATAATCCCAGAAAATGAAGGTGATAGCGGCCAAATTTCCCGTGTTAAAGAAGCGCGCCGAGAGTTAAATGAGTTGTTCGAAAAAGAGATGCTAAGAGAACATCGCCAGCCACATAGCTGGAATCA
- a CDS encoding MurR/RpiR family transcriptional regulator yields the protein MTLLDTITCLLPRLAENQRKIAQYILEKPERVLSLSSQQLAETLNVSQSAIVKFSQKVGVKGYPALKLALSEIIGRQQLDEANPHVALHNRITQSDNLMVVAQKLALEKNYSITETTRHLDFKMFEKIVDSIDKSQRVQIVGIGGSGLTAKDLSYKLQKIGITTLVESDHHVQIAAALTLTPQDTQIVISFTGKRKDMLTAASIARKQGANVVAITRSRLSPLAQLSDYVLESIAEENEWRSSSISSRTAQNTLTDLLFMALLQKREARAKMLVMNARVMINKLDE from the coding sequence ATGACTTTACTGGATACCATCACGTGTTTGCTACCAAGGCTTGCTGAAAATCAACGTAAGATCGCTCAGTACATCCTCGAAAAACCCGAGCGCGTACTTAGCTTATCTTCTCAGCAACTGGCGGAAACGTTGAATGTGAGTCAATCTGCTATTGTTAAATTTAGCCAAAAGGTCGGCGTGAAGGGATATCCGGCACTCAAATTAGCACTCAGTGAAATTATTGGTCGTCAACAACTTGATGAAGCGAACCCCCATGTGGCGTTGCATAATCGTATCACTCAGAGCGATAACCTAATGGTTGTTGCACAAAAGTTGGCTCTGGAAAAAAACTATTCCATCACCGAAACAACGCGTCATCTCGATTTTAAAATGTTTGAAAAAATTGTGGATAGCATTGATAAATCACAACGTGTACAGATTGTGGGGATTGGGGGATCAGGCTTAACGGCCAAAGACTTAAGTTACAAATTACAAAAGATTGGTATCACCACCTTGGTCGAATCGGATCACCATGTGCAAATTGCAGCCGCACTGACCTTGACCCCGCAGGATACTCAAATCGTGATTTCGTTTACAGGTAAGCGTAAAGATATGCTGACTGCTGCCAGCATTGCCCGTAAACAAGGCGCTAATGTGGTGGCAATTACGCGTAGTAGGCTTTCTCCTTTAGCACAATTGTCAGATTATGTACTGGAAAGTATTGCGGAAGAAAACGAATGGCGTAGCTCATCAATTTCATCGAGAACGGCTCAAAATACGCTGACAGACCTACTGTTTATGGCTTTGCTCCAAAAACGTGAAGCACGAGCGAAAATGTTGGTAATGAATGCGCGAGTCATGATCAATAAATTAGACGAGTAA
- a CDS encoding ABC transporter ATP-binding protein, producing MIVFSSLQIRRGVRVLLDNATATINPGQKVGLVGKNGCGKSTLLALLKGELQAEAGSATFPNTWALAWVNQETPALDQPALEYVIDGDREFRTLEQQLQLANEKNDGHKIAALHGQLDAINAWSIRSRAASLLHGLGFNQHQLQEPVKSFSGGWRMRLNLAQALLCRSDLLLLDEPTNHLDLDAVIWLEKWLKSYPGTLILISHDRDFLDPIIDKVLHIEQESMFEYTGNYSSFERQRATKLAQQQSLYESQQAKAAHLQSYIDRFRAQATKAKQAQSRIKMLERMEMVAPAHVDNPFHFSFRKPESLPNPLLKMEKVSAGYGDTIILKSIKLNLVPGSRIGLLGRNGAGKSTLIKLLAGDLQPLQGTVSLAKGIKLGYFAQHQLEYLHADESPLQHLARLAPQETEQQLRDYLGGFGFKGDQVTDPSGRFSGGEKARLVLALIVWQRPNLLLLDEPTNHLDLDMRQALTEALIDFEGALVVVSHDRHLLRSTTDDLYLVHDGLVEPFDGDLEDYQQWLAEQNKMELQQARDQQEKERPANTTTVTAQDRKDQKRREAEFRQQTQPIRKKLVELEKKMEKHASALAELEAMLSDASIYEQARKNELSECLKSQTEQKNALEEVEMAWMELQEQLEAMTTEFESNA from the coding sequence ATGATTGTTTTCTCTTCATTACAAATTCGCCGTGGCGTTCGCGTTTTGCTGGACAATGCCACCGCGACAATCAACCCAGGTCAAAAAGTTGGGTTAGTGGGTAAAAACGGCTGTGGAAAATCAACCCTGCTTGCATTGCTAAAAGGCGAATTACAAGCAGAAGCAGGTTCGGCTACCTTCCCAAATACATGGGCGCTCGCTTGGGTTAACCAAGAAACCCCCGCCCTCGATCAGCCTGCACTTGAGTATGTGATAGATGGTGATCGCGAATTTCGTACTCTCGAACAACAACTGCAATTGGCCAATGAAAAGAATGATGGCCATAAAATAGCCGCCTTACATGGTCAACTTGATGCAATTAATGCTTGGAGTATCCGTTCACGCGCTGCAAGTCTGTTACATGGCCTTGGTTTCAATCAACACCAATTACAAGAACCAGTAAAATCATTTTCAGGTGGCTGGCGCATGCGCCTTAACCTTGCGCAAGCATTGCTATGCCGTTCTGATTTATTATTACTGGATGAACCAACGAACCACCTTGATTTAGATGCCGTCATCTGGTTAGAGAAATGGCTGAAAAGCTATCCTGGCACATTAATATTAATTTCTCATGACCGAGATTTCCTCGATCCGATCATTGATAAAGTATTGCATATTGAGCAAGAAAGTATGTTCGAATATACCGGCAACTATTCTTCCTTTGAACGGCAACGCGCCACCAAACTGGCTCAGCAACAATCTTTATATGAGAGTCAGCAAGCTAAAGCAGCCCACCTACAAAGCTATATCGATCGCTTTAGGGCACAGGCAACCAAAGCGAAACAAGCTCAAAGCCGTATTAAAATGTTAGAGCGGATGGAAATGGTGGCACCGGCCCATGTCGACAATCCCTTTCATTTTTCCTTCCGTAAGCCTGAAAGCTTGCCAAATCCATTACTGAAAATGGAAAAAGTCAGTGCCGGTTATGGTGATACCATCATCTTAAAATCGATTAAATTGAATCTGGTTCCCGGTTCGCGTATTGGTTTGTTAGGCCGCAACGGTGCGGGTAAATCGACACTGATTAAACTACTTGCTGGAGACTTACAGCCATTACAAGGCACTGTTTCGTTAGCTAAAGGTATAAAATTAGGCTATTTCGCGCAGCATCAGTTAGAGTATTTGCATGCTGACGAATCCCCTTTGCAACATCTCGCAAGACTGGCACCACAAGAAACCGAGCAGCAATTACGTGATTATTTAGGTGGGTTTGGTTTTAAAGGGGATCAAGTGACTGACCCAAGTGGCCGTTTTTCTGGCGGCGAAAAAGCCCGTTTGGTACTCGCCTTAATTGTTTGGCAACGACCTAATTTGTTACTGCTTGATGAGCCCACGAACCACCTAGATTTAGATATGCGTCAAGCGCTGACAGAAGCATTGATTGATTTCGAAGGGGCCTTGGTTGTGGTATCTCATGATAGGCACTTATTACGTTCCACAACCGATGACTTATATTTAGTGCATGATGGTTTGGTTGAACCTTTTGATGGTGATTTAGAGGATTACCAACAATGGCTAGCCGAACAAAATAAAATGGAGTTACAGCAGGCTCGCGATCAACAAGAAAAAGAACGCCCAGCGAACACAACTACAGTCACTGCGCAAGATAGAAAAGATCAAAAACGCCGCGAAGCCGAGTTTCGCCAGCAGACTCAACCTATTCGTAAAAAGTTGGTGGAGTTGGAAAAGAAAATGGAGAAGCACGCTAGCGCCTTAGCCGAACTGGAAGCGATGCTTTCTGATGCCTCCATCTATGAGCAGGCTCGCAAGAATGAGCTATCAGAATGTTTGAAAAGCCAAACCGAGCAAAAAAATGCGTTAGAAGAGGTGGAAATGGCATGGATGGAACTGCAAGAGCAGCTCGAAGCCATGACCACTGAATTCGAATCCAACGCGTAA
- the murQ gene encoding N-acetylmuramic acid 6-phosphate etherase, giving the protein MTIDLSKMVTESRNAASTHIDQLSTLDMLQVINNEDKQVPFAVEKVLPQIAQLVDKVAQAFLNGGRLFYSGAGTSGRLGILDASECPPTYGTPHEQVIGLIAGGHQAIFRAVENAEDKPELGEQDLINIQFNHKDVLVGIAASGRTPYVLGALAYARTVGAVTASISCNPNSPVANAADIAITPIVGPEVVTGSSRMKAGTAQKLVLNMITTGAMIRIGKVFGNLMVDVEATNAKLVERQVRIVMEATECDRETAESALQQCQRHCKTAILMILSGLNAHEARQLLSDNNGFIRTALNVAKSV; this is encoded by the coding sequence ATGACCATTGACTTAAGCAAAATGGTAACGGAAAGTCGTAACGCAGCGAGCACCCATATCGATCAGTTGTCTACTCTTGATATGTTGCAAGTCATCAATAATGAAGATAAGCAAGTACCCTTTGCTGTCGAAAAAGTACTGCCACAAATAGCACAACTTGTCGACAAAGTCGCCCAAGCATTTCTCAATGGCGGTAGATTGTTTTATTCAGGTGCAGGCACATCAGGTCGCCTCGGTATTTTGGATGCGAGTGAATGCCCTCCTACCTATGGCACTCCCCATGAACAAGTGATTGGTTTAATCGCTGGCGGTCACCAAGCCATTTTCCGTGCTGTTGAAAATGCGGAAGATAAACCAGAGCTGGGAGAGCAAGATCTGATTAACATCCAATTTAATCACAAAGATGTACTTGTCGGTATTGCCGCTAGTGGCCGTACACCTTATGTACTCGGTGCGCTGGCCTACGCACGCACAGTCGGCGCTGTGACAGCTTCCATTAGCTGTAACCCAAATAGTCCGGTCGCAAATGCAGCCGATATCGCTATTACACCTATTGTCGGACCAGAAGTCGTGACAGGTTCTTCACGCATGAAGGCAGGAACAGCACAGAAATTAGTGCTCAACATGATCACGACGGGTGCAATGATCCGTATTGGTAAAGTCTTCGGCAATTTAATGGTCGATGTTGAAGCAACCAATGCCAAGTTAGTTGAGAGACAAGTCAGAATCGTCATGGAAGCGACTGAATGTGACAGGGAAACCGCAGAATCCGCGTTACAACAATGTCAAAGACACTGCAAAACAGCAATTTTGATGATCTTATCTGGGCTAAATGCACATGAAGCACGTCAATTGCTATCAGACAATAATGGGTTTATTCGTACGGCGCTCAACGTCGCAAAGTCCGTTTAA
- the kefG gene encoding glutathione-regulated potassium-efflux system ancillary protein KefG encodes MSNKLKVLVLYAHPDPEESVANKALLEAVKDLDHVTVHDLYATYPDYFIDVTAEQKLLCQYDVIVFQHPLYTYSCPALLKEWFDRVLTRRFATDMGYQKLKGKYWRSVITTGEPQEAYQYGGYNRYPLNDILRPFELTAAMCDMQWLEPNIIYAARRQDKHHLQQIISGYREWLQQPLQTGGLS; translated from the coding sequence ATGTCAAATAAGCTGAAAGTATTAGTGCTCTACGCACATCCTGACCCTGAAGAATCCGTCGCCAATAAAGCTTTGCTCGAAGCCGTCAAAGATTTAGACCATGTGACTGTACATGATCTGTATGCGACTTATCCGGACTATTTTATTGATGTGACCGCAGAGCAAAAACTGCTATGCCAATATGACGTCATTGTCTTTCAGCATCCCCTCTATACCTATAGTTGCCCAGCGTTATTAAAAGAGTGGTTTGATAGAGTATTAACGCGACGTTTTGCGACAGATATGGGGTATCAAAAATTAAAAGGGAAATATTGGCGCTCAGTCATTACCACGGGAGAGCCTCAGGAAGCCTATCAATATGGAGGCTATAATCGTTATCCCTTAAACGACATTTTACGTCCTTTCGAACTGACAGCGGCAATGTGTGACATGCAATGGTTAGAACCCAACATTATTTATGCTGCGCGTAGGCAAGATAAACACCATTTACAGCAGATCATCTCAGGGTACCGTGAGTGGTTACAACAACCATTACAAACAGGGGGCCTCTCTTAA